Proteins encoded together in one Abyssibacter profundi window:
- a CDS encoding DUF1295 domain-containing protein yields MITTYLIGLAAITAVLIATWVLQLKTRNAGHVDITWSFSLGLAAVIYALLADGETVMRLLAGVLGLVWSARLGGYLYLRNVGAPEDSRYTALREKWGQAQDRNMLLFYLFQGVMAWVLSLPFLVVAYQQAVVAAPLLVLGVVIWAISVLGEALADYQLMAFKADPANRGKVCRQGLWYYSRHPNYFFESLHWVAYIPLALGSSLWWLTLVSPLLMAWLLLKVSGVPGVETPEGKRKREGYDEYVRTTSSFIPWPPKASKHKV; encoded by the coding sequence GTGATCACGACTTATCTCATTGGCTTGGCCGCCATCACGGCCGTGCTCATCGCGACTTGGGTGCTCCAACTCAAGACACGCAATGCGGGGCACGTGGATATCACCTGGTCGTTTTCACTGGGCCTGGCAGCGGTCATCTATGCGCTGCTGGCTGATGGCGAGACCGTGATGCGCCTGCTCGCAGGAGTCTTGGGACTGGTCTGGTCCGCACGCCTTGGCGGCTATCTTTATTTAAGAAATGTGGGCGCACCTGAAGACAGTCGCTACACCGCCCTCCGGGAGAAATGGGGGCAGGCACAAGACCGCAACATGCTGCTGTTCTATCTGTTCCAGGGTGTGATGGCCTGGGTGCTTTCCCTGCCCTTTCTGGTCGTGGCCTATCAGCAAGCAGTGGTCGCGGCGCCCCTACTGGTGCTGGGCGTGGTGATCTGGGCCATCTCGGTGCTGGGCGAGGCGCTGGCCGATTATCAGCTCATGGCCTTTAAGGCTGACCCCGCGAATCGCGGCAAGGTGTGCCGCCAAGGGCTTTGGTACTACTCCCGGCACCCGAATTATTTCTTCGAGTCACTGCACTGGGTGGCGTACATCCCGCTGGCGCTGGGCAGCTCGCTGTGGTGGCTGACCCTGGTCAGCCCGCTGCTCATGGCCTGGCTGCTGCTCAAGGTGTCGGGCGTGCCCGGCGTTGAGACACCGGAGGGCAAGCGCAAACGCGAGGGCTACGACGAGTACGTCCGCACCACCAGTTCCTTTATCCCCTGGCCACCCAAGGCCAGCAAGCACAAGGTTTGA
- a CDS encoding ExbD/TolR family protein produces MARSFSSQDEAEEEGNVDLTPMLDVVFIMLIFFIVTATFVKETGVEVNRPQANTADQKNNPSVLIAIREDNSIWVDQRRIDIRSVRANIERLHAENPEGGVVIQADELASVKTFTEVLDQAREVVPPEKVSLATENGG; encoded by the coding sequence ATGGCCCGTTCATTCTCATCCCAGGATGAAGCCGAAGAAGAAGGCAACGTCGACCTGACCCCGATGCTCGACGTTGTGTTCATCATGCTCATTTTTTTCATCGTCACCGCGACCTTCGTAAAGGAAACGGGCGTTGAAGTGAACCGCCCTCAGGCCAATACGGCCGACCAGAAGAACAACCCCTCGGTGCTCATCGCCATTCGCGAGGACAACAGCATCTGGGTGGACCAGCGCCGCATCGACATTCGCTCGGTACGCGCAAACATCGAACGCCTCCATGCCGAGAATCCGGAAGGCGGCGTCGTGATCCAGGCCGACGAACTGGCGTCGGTCAAGACCTTCACCGAGGTGCTGGACCAGGCCCGCGAGGTGGTCCCGCCCGAGAAGGTATCGCTCGCCACGGAAAACGGTGGCTAG
- a CDS encoding DUF3450 domain-containing protein: MTHSPRMGRPVIAAFVLGLTAAAPLAAQTLDQVVDQGKAKAAEGRQSQEKIDSIVDAKQEKLITYRALLKQREGLEQYNKQLSTQIEGQEALIRRFDTSIDQVAQIERQMLPLITRMTEALTDFVELDLPFHETERLERINFVQDSVSKPDLNVAEKFRQVLEAYQIENDYGRKIDTYQDIIDINGEEREVDVLRVGRVALVAQTRDAATTVVWNHDEKAWQELDAGTYRNSVRQGIKMSKKQASIDMVTLPIPAPTAAETEE; this comes from the coding sequence ATGACACACTCCCCACGCATGGGCCGGCCGGTGATCGCCGCGTTCGTGCTCGGCCTGACTGCTGCCGCACCACTGGCCGCCCAGACCCTCGACCAGGTGGTCGATCAGGGCAAGGCCAAAGCGGCCGAGGGCCGTCAGTCGCAGGAGAAGATCGACAGCATTGTCGACGCCAAGCAGGAGAAGCTCATCACCTACCGCGCTTTGCTGAAGCAGCGCGAGGGCCTCGAGCAGTACAACAAGCAGCTGTCGACCCAGATTGAGGGGCAGGAGGCGCTGATCCGGCGCTTCGACACGTCCATCGATCAGGTGGCGCAGATCGAGCGCCAGATGCTGCCACTGATTACCCGCATGACGGAGGCCTTAACGGACTTCGTCGAGCTGGATCTGCCCTTCCACGAGACTGAGCGCCTTGAACGCATCAATTTCGTGCAGGACAGCGTCAGCAAGCCCGATCTGAACGTGGCCGAGAAATTCCGCCAGGTGCTGGAGGCCTATCAGATCGAGAACGACTACGGCCGCAAGATCGACACCTACCAGGACATCATCGACATCAACGGTGAAGAGCGTGAAGTCGACGTTCTGCGCGTGGGGCGTGTGGCACTGGTGGCCCAGACCCGCGATGCCGCGACCACCGTGGTCTGGAACCACGATGAGAAAGCCTGGCAGGAGCTGGACGCGGGCACCTACCGCAACAGCGTGCGCCAGGGCATCAAGATGTCCAAAAAGCAGGCCTCCATCGACATGGTGACCCTGCCCATCCCCGCTCCGACTGCCGCGGAGACCGAAGAATGA
- a CDS encoding tetratricopeptide repeat protein: protein MPTTWMIRLAGACALLFGAGALAQQGGIDARTFDQLTRAQELAEANQYDEAIAVLDELKGSDRLNSYAKAQLWNFYAFIYANQEQYDAAIKAYRNVLREPDSTDGLKQQAKYTMAQLYFQTEQYDQCIRFMESWLSDVDQPTPTAHIMLAQAYYQNDAHDKALENLDIALRLDREAGKPVQESWLRLKAAIYFGKKDYANTAKVFEQLITISPQVGYMKQLAGMYSELGRDAERLAVFDAIHQHGALTSESDLVNLAYMWLGQQVPYRAGRILEEGIKAGRVEESQKNLETLANAWAQANERDKAVPALTRAAEVTGDGIFMARLAGVHFNAGEYREAAAAAAKADQMGGLKNSAGNLMLLGMAHFNAKSYENALQAFRRAKQDRGTFKAAAKWEQYTLDEVRRLRAIEEAQRELERRTREALEAEENNVEALGTGA, encoded by the coding sequence ATGCCGACCACGTGGATGATTCGTCTGGCGGGCGCCTGCGCCCTGCTGTTTGGTGCCGGTGCACTGGCCCAGCAGGGCGGGATCGATGCGAGGACCTTCGATCAACTGACGCGCGCCCAGGAGCTGGCGGAGGCCAACCAGTACGACGAGGCCATCGCCGTGCTGGACGAACTCAAGGGCAGCGACCGGCTTAACAGCTATGCCAAGGCGCAGCTGTGGAATTTCTACGCCTTCATCTACGCCAACCAGGAACAGTACGACGCCGCCATCAAGGCCTACCGCAATGTGCTGCGCGAGCCAGATTCCACGGATGGGCTGAAGCAGCAAGCCAAGTACACCATGGCGCAGCTGTACTTCCAGACCGAGCAGTACGACCAGTGCATTCGCTTCATGGAATCTTGGCTGTCTGATGTGGATCAGCCAACGCCCACCGCTCACATCATGCTGGCGCAGGCGTATTACCAGAACGACGCGCACGACAAGGCGCTGGAGAACCTGGACATCGCCCTGCGTCTGGATCGCGAGGCCGGCAAACCGGTGCAGGAGTCCTGGTTGCGTCTCAAGGCCGCGATTTATTTCGGCAAAAAGGACTACGCCAACACCGCCAAGGTGTTCGAGCAGCTCATCACCATTTCGCCGCAGGTGGGCTACATGAAGCAGCTCGCGGGGATGTATTCCGAGCTGGGCCGCGACGCCGAGCGCCTCGCGGTGTTCGATGCGATTCACCAGCATGGCGCACTGACCAGCGAAAGCGACCTGGTGAACTTGGCCTACATGTGGCTGGGGCAGCAGGTGCCTTACCGCGCGGGCCGTATCCTGGAAGAGGGCATCAAGGCCGGTCGTGTCGAGGAATCGCAGAAGAACCTGGAGACGCTGGCCAATGCCTGGGCCCAGGCCAACGAGCGCGACAAGGCCGTGCCGGCCTTGACCCGTGCCGCCGAGGTCACGGGTGACGGCATTTTCATGGCCCGGCTCGCCGGCGTGCATTTCAACGCGGGTGAATACCGGGAAGCCGCTGCGGCGGCCGCCAAGGCAGACCAGATGGGCGGTCTGAAGAATTCAGCCGGCAACCTGATGTTGCTGGGCATGGCCCACTTCAACGCCAAGAGCTACGAAAACGCACTCCAGGCGTTCCGCCGGGCCAAGCAGGATCGGGGGACCTTCAAGGCGGCGGCCAAGTGGGAGCAGTACACCCTCGACGAGGTCCGACGCCTGCGCGCGATTGAAGAGGCCCAGCGTGAGCTGGAACGCCGCACCCGCGAAGCGCTGGAAGCCGAAGAAAACAACGTGGAGGCACTCGGCACCGGGGCCTGA
- a CDS encoding MotA/TolQ/ExbB proton channel family protein: protein MLLLLDAQEAIANFFGSGGVVLLLIAALTFVMWVLLFERFVYCLFFFKRDLKRALEAWRQRSDQTSWYANAVRMKLISEMRVSIEQNLRLIKVMIALCPLFGLLGTVTGMIEVFTVLSITGGGDAKSMAGGVSRATIPTMAGMVAALSGLFANIYLNQLVTQRRARVDAQLEPVH from the coding sequence ATGCTCCTGCTACTCGACGCCCAGGAGGCGATCGCCAACTTCTTCGGCTCCGGTGGAGTCGTGCTGTTGCTGATCGCCGCCCTGACGTTCGTGATGTGGGTGCTGTTGTTCGAGCGGTTCGTGTACTGCCTGTTCTTCTTCAAGCGTGACCTGAAGCGGGCGCTTGAAGCCTGGCGGCAGCGCTCGGATCAGACCTCTTGGTACGCCAATGCGGTCCGGATGAAGCTGATCTCCGAGATGCGGGTGTCCATCGAGCAAAACCTGCGGCTGATCAAGGTGATGATCGCCTTGTGCCCGCTGTTTGGTTTGTTGGGCACCGTGACCGGCATGATCGAGGTGTTCACCGTGCTGTCGATCACCGGCGGCGGCGATGCCAAGTCCATGGCCGGCGGTGTCTCTCGCGCAACGATTCCCACGATGGCCGGCATGGTCGCTGCCCTGTCCGGTCTGTTCGCCAATATTTATCTGAACCAGCTGGTCACCCAGCGGCGGGCGCGCGTGGATGCGCAGCTCGAACCCGTGCACTGA
- a CDS encoding TonB-dependent receptor, protein MALAASMGFAHAANELVIHAYEDGAAGTGLEVVLDDEQTARLDASGSATFDLNAGPHTVEILLGGVPMHDFKFSSAAGQLVDITVTLQSGEDPQHFVESYFPTETARDRASAPKGTYKGRVAFDGSALGGATITVPKLGATAETDAGGNFSLTLPRGVYELQITHPNMDSAQSEQVRVVSGVTKQARYQYGATTTAGGDVEEVLVLGSFDPTAFGESERFSVNVIETLGIEQLARFGDSDVAASVVRVPSVTVQSSRFVFIRGLGGRYITTTLNGATLPSTDPTKREVPLDLFPSNIVKQLDVKKSFIAGMPGESTGGNLVINTRTFPEEAAGKLSFSLGYTDGLTGEDVAFDPISGDYDAFGFDDGSRDVPGGVEAISALLNCSECEGSFSDGTRQALNQIAAVQLMNDMDLGTATADPKVSLGANYGNLFNIGGREMGFFVAGNYRNDWGQRAEGVRRTYNTDGGVFDDFTFEEASNTVDTSALISLGMNAGDSSYQSTTLASRSTEAATRVTRGRDGDSGSETYRYSIDWEERQFLSQQFSGEHVLGQGGGLVASWQITGSNARRYAPDRREVRFDLEGNDGVFDLIVPELVRRYDDLSDDNLDASTDWEYLFSNALGDATFETGIKLIHRERDSDSQAYGYIGNESQYDQNAPNLLVSDVITLDNITGDQSTGLAFADRTLPSDSYEAEMDLNSVYGSFSQRFASVYQVIFGLRYEAYEQTTETFSIQGDGAPVRSLIDDDVLLPSLALNWELGADQQLRFAASRTVSRPDFKETSNATFYDNQFNFRVRGNPNLKVSEITNLDLRWEMYGDGDESLSVAAFYKAIDDPIERVLQLASGTAGNSRTFQNGNQADIYGIEFDGRRDFDLNTAGSRSIFVALNASLIESEIELDGGETRKLQGQPDYTFNLAVGLDDYAGDIRQEVTLLINQSGETIVDVGLTDLPDVVEEPRLDLDLNYKAFLTESLVFKAKAGNLLDETVEFTQGGQVFQEYKQGVTLEAGIDWNF, encoded by the coding sequence ATGGCTCTGGCCGCGAGCATGGGCTTTGCTCACGCGGCTAACGAGTTGGTCATTCACGCCTATGAGGATGGTGCCGCAGGTACCGGCCTGGAGGTCGTGCTGGACGATGAGCAGACCGCAAGACTGGACGCCAGTGGGTCGGCCACCTTCGATCTGAATGCCGGGCCTCACACGGTCGAAATCCTGCTGGGCGGCGTGCCCATGCACGATTTCAAGTTCAGCTCGGCCGCCGGCCAGCTGGTGGACATCACCGTCACGCTGCAAAGCGGTGAAGACCCCCAGCACTTCGTTGAGAGCTACTTTCCGACCGAGACCGCACGTGACCGCGCCTCGGCTCCCAAGGGCACTTACAAGGGTCGTGTGGCCTTTGATGGGTCTGCACTCGGCGGTGCGACAATTACCGTGCCCAAGCTGGGGGCCACCGCAGAAACCGACGCCGGCGGCAACTTTTCGTTGACGCTGCCGCGCGGTGTTTACGAGCTGCAGATCACCCACCCGAACATGGATAGCGCGCAGAGCGAGCAGGTCCGTGTGGTCAGTGGTGTGACCAAGCAGGCCCGCTACCAGTACGGCGCGACCACGACGGCCGGCGGGGATGTCGAAGAGGTGCTCGTGCTGGGCTCCTTCGACCCGACCGCATTCGGCGAGTCGGAGCGGTTCTCGGTCAATGTCATCGAAACCCTTGGCATTGAGCAGCTTGCGCGTTTCGGTGATTCCGACGTAGCGGCCTCGGTGGTCCGCGTGCCCAGCGTGACCGTGCAAAGCAGTCGCTTCGTGTTTATTCGTGGCCTGGGTGGTCGCTACATCACGACGACGCTGAACGGCGCGACGCTGCCGTCGACCGACCCCACCAAGCGTGAGGTGCCGCTGGATTTGTTCCCCAGCAACATTGTTAAGCAGCTGGACGTGAAGAAATCCTTCATCGCCGGCATGCCGGGCGAAAGCACGGGGGGCAACCTCGTCATCAACACCCGGACCTTCCCGGAAGAAGCCGCCGGCAAGCTGTCCTTCAGCCTGGGCTACACCGATGGCCTGACGGGTGAAGACGTGGCCTTCGACCCGATCAGTGGTGACTACGATGCCTTCGGCTTCGACGATGGTTCCCGCGATGTCCCCGGTGGCGTCGAGGCGATCTCGGCGCTGCTGAACTGCAGCGAGTGTGAAGGCAGCTTCAGCGATGGCACGCGCCAGGCGCTGAACCAGATCGCAGCCGTTCAGCTGATGAACGACATGGATCTGGGCACGGCCACGGCCGACCCGAAGGTCTCCCTCGGTGCCAACTACGGCAATCTCTTCAACATCGGCGGCCGTGAGATGGGCTTCTTCGTCGCCGGCAACTACCGCAACGATTGGGGCCAGCGCGCCGAAGGTGTGCGCCGGACCTACAACACCGACGGCGGCGTGTTCGATGACTTCACCTTCGAGGAAGCATCCAACACGGTGGACACCAGCGCGCTGATCTCGCTGGGCATGAACGCCGGCGACAGCAGCTACCAGTCCACGACGCTGGCCTCGCGTTCCACCGAAGCCGCCACCCGTGTGACCCGTGGCCGCGATGGTGACTCCGGCTCCGAGACCTACCGCTACTCCATTGACTGGGAAGAGCGCCAGTTCCTGTCGCAGCAGTTCTCGGGTGAGCATGTGTTGGGTCAGGGCGGTGGTCTGGTGGCCAGCTGGCAGATCACCGGCAGCAACGCCCGCCGCTATGCGCCGGATCGCCGCGAGGTCCGCTTTGACCTGGAAGGCAACGACGGCGTGTTCGATCTGATCGTGCCGGAGCTGGTCCGTCGATACGACGACTTGTCCGACGACAACCTGGACGCGTCCACGGATTGGGAATACCTGTTCTCCAACGCCCTGGGCGATGCCACGTTCGAGACCGGCATCAAGCTGATCCACCGCGAGCGTGATTCGGATTCTCAGGCCTACGGCTACATTGGTAACGAGTCGCAGTACGACCAGAATGCACCGAACCTGCTGGTCAGCGACGTCATTACGCTGGACAACATTACCGGTGATCAAAGCACGGGCCTGGCTTTCGCCGACCGCACGCTGCCCAGTGACAGCTACGAAGCCGAGATGGACCTCAACAGTGTTTACGGGTCGTTCTCACAGCGCTTCGCCAGTGTCTACCAGGTGATCTTCGGCCTGCGCTACGAGGCCTACGAGCAGACCACAGAGACCTTCTCGATTCAGGGTGATGGCGCTCCGGTGCGGTCCTTGATCGATGACGACGTGCTGCTGCCCAGCCTGGCTTTGAACTGGGAGCTGGGCGCTGACCAGCAGCTGCGCTTTGCGGCCAGCCGCACGGTCTCGCGGCCCGACTTCAAGGAAACCTCGAACGCCACCTTCTACGACAACCAGTTCAACTTCCGTGTCCGCGGTAATCCGAACCTGAAGGTGTCCGAGATCACCAACCTCGACCTGCGCTGGGAGATGTACGGCGACGGGGACGAGAGCCTGAGCGTCGCCGCCTTCTACAAGGCCATCGATGACCCCATCGAACGCGTGCTGCAGCTGGCTTCCGGCACGGCTGGCAACTCGCGGACCTTCCAGAACGGCAACCAGGCGGACATTTACGGCATCGAGTTCGATGGTCGCCGGGACTTTGATCTGAACACGGCCGGCTCCCGCTCCATCTTCGTCGCGCTGAATGCCAGCCTGATCGAGTCGGAAATCGAACTGGACGGCGGCGAGACACGCAAGCTCCAGGGCCAGCCCGATTACACCTTCAACCTGGCCGTTGGCCTGGATGACTACGCCGGTGACATCCGCCAGGAAGTGACCCTACTGATTAACCAGTCTGGCGAGACCATCGTCGATGTCGGCCTGACCGACTTGCCAGACGTCGTGGAAGAGCCGCGCCTCGATCTCGATCTGAACTACAAGGCCTTCCTCACCGAATCCCTGGTCTTCAAGGCCAAGGCAGGAAACCTTCTGGACGAAACCGTCGAGTTTACGCAAGGCGGGCAAGTGTTCCAGGAGTACAAGCAGGGCGTGACGCTTGAAGCAGGCATCGATTGGAATTTTTAA
- a CDS encoding energy transducer TonB — MLGIVRTFIVMPPAAAVTGGLLMTMVTLIEFADRDLDKSPLVKLPDVFMPEAEIRTQRSVEKPEKPQLDDTPPPEVPQQAFDQIDGNATVGQLAAPQEVATNLDLSIGGGLSASDGEYLPIVKVAPRYPRAALSRGLEGEVVLEYTVTRSGTVRDPVVIESTNSVFNSSAIDSASRYKYKPRVENGEPIEVPGVRTRVVFRLQK; from the coding sequence ATGCTAGGAATCGTTCGTACATTCATTGTCATGCCACCAGCAGCCGCCGTCACCGGCGGATTGCTGATGACCATGGTCACGCTGATCGAGTTTGCCGACCGCGATTTGGACAAGAGCCCGCTGGTCAAGCTGCCAGACGTGTTCATGCCTGAGGCGGAGATCCGGACCCAGCGTTCGGTCGAGAAGCCGGAGAAGCCGCAGTTGGATGACACCCCGCCACCCGAGGTGCCGCAGCAGGCTTTCGACCAGATCGACGGCAATGCCACGGTGGGTCAGTTGGCCGCGCCTCAGGAAGTCGCGACGAACCTGGATCTGAGCATCGGCGGCGGCCTGTCGGCCAGCGACGGTGAGTACCTGCCCATCGTCAAGGTGGCGCCACGCTACCCGCGTGCGGCACTGAGTCGCGGGCTGGAGGGCGAGGTGGTGCTGGAGTACACGGTGACCCGTTCGGGTACGGTGCGCGATCCGGTGGTCATCGAGTCAACGAACTCCGTGTTCAATAGCTCTGCCATCGACTCCGCCAGCCGCTACAAGTACAAGCCGCGCGTCGAGAACGGTGAGCCCATCGAGGTGCCGGGTGTGCGCACCCGCGTCGTCTTCCGACTGCAGAAATAA
- the minE gene encoding cell division topological specificity factor MinE, whose product MAWMDIFRANKPTTAQLAKERLQVIVAHQRAGHLHAPDYLPKLQKELLDVIRKYVAVGEDAVNIEVERDGDTEILELNITVPSAKG is encoded by the coding sequence ATGGCATGGATGGACATTTTCCGGGCCAACAAGCCCACCACGGCCCAGCTCGCCAAAGAGCGCCTGCAGGTCATCGTCGCGCATCAGCGGGCCGGGCATCTGCATGCGCCGGATTATCTGCCCAAGCTGCAGAAAGAACTGCTGGACGTGATCCGCAAATATGTTGCGGTGGGTGAGGATGCCGTCAATATCGAGGTCGAGCGCGATGGCGACACCGAAATCCTCGAGCTGAACATCACGGTACCCAGCGCCAAGGGCTGA
- a CDS encoding SAM-dependent methyltransferase, translating into MLSPIELCERGLVPDVLARAGMRRLIQQRLDSEEASNPEARSEAIRQLVTDWSQGAIAEDTDAANAQHYEVPAEFFYRSLGQRLKYSCCYYPQGSETLEQAEDAMLALYAERAQLEDGMRVLDIGCGWGSLTLWMAEHFPNMEIVSVSNSHGQRQFIEHQAAERGFKNIHVITCDINAFDPADHDEAAAFDRALSIEMFEHMRNYRELLRRISGWLKPEGLLFVHIFAHPHLAYPYEDRGDKDWMTRYFFTGGVMPSQHLLMHFQEHMQIADHWWVGGQHYEKTSNQWLERMDAERDSIMPLFERAYGNAREGRIWFQRWRMFYMAVAEFFGYRDGREWGVGHYLFRPRAVAQPATGDAAADAQAA; encoded by the coding sequence ATGTTGTCACCTATCGAACTCTGCGAACGTGGACTGGTGCCCGACGTGCTGGCCCGTGCCGGCATGCGCCGGCTGATCCAGCAGCGGCTGGACAGCGAGGAAGCGTCGAACCCCGAAGCACGCTCCGAAGCCATCCGCCAGCTGGTCACGGACTGGTCACAAGGCGCAATTGCCGAGGACACCGACGCCGCCAATGCCCAACACTACGAGGTGCCCGCCGAATTCTTCTATCGCTCGCTGGGCCAGCGTTTGAAGTACAGCTGCTGCTACTACCCGCAGGGCAGCGAGACACTGGAGCAGGCCGAGGACGCGATGCTGGCGCTCTACGCCGAGCGGGCTCAGCTGGAAGACGGCATGCGCGTGCTGGACATCGGCTGCGGCTGGGGCTCGCTAACCCTTTGGATGGCGGAACACTTTCCGAACATGGAGATTGTTTCGGTCTCGAATTCGCATGGTCAGCGGCAGTTCATCGAGCACCAGGCGGCCGAGCGCGGCTTCAAGAATATTCACGTCATCACCTGCGACATCAACGCCTTCGACCCCGCCGATCACGATGAGGCCGCCGCCTTCGACCGCGCGCTGTCCATCGAGATGTTCGAGCACATGCGCAACTACCGGGAGCTGCTGCGTCGCATCAGTGGCTGGCTCAAGCCCGAGGGGTTGCTGTTCGTGCATATCTTTGCCCATCCGCATCTGGCCTATCCCTATGAGGACCGGGGAGACAAGGATTGGATGACCCGGTACTTCTTCACCGGCGGGGTCATGCCCTCCCAGCACCTGCTGATGCATTTTCAGGAACACATGCAGATCGCCGACCACTGGTGGGTGGGCGGCCAGCACTACGAAAAGACCTCCAACCAGTGGCTGGAACGCATGGACGCCGAGCGCGACAGCATCATGCCGCTGTTCGAGCGCGCCTATGGCAACGCCCGCGAAGGCCGGATCTGGTTTCAGCGCTGGCGCATGTTTTACATGGCCGTGGCGGAGTTTTTCGGCTACCGCGATGGCCGGGAATGGGGCGTGGGGCATTATTTGTTTCGCCCCCGGGCCGTCGCCCAGCCGGCCACCGGCGATGCGGCGGCTGACGCCCAGGCCGCGTAA
- a CDS encoding MotA/TolQ/ExbB proton channel family protein: MSRPMNRRGVAALLSVAVLACSPAAMAQSDELSMRELLQEVKQGRAQAREENRKREQQFLAEEAEQDRLIREQEQAIAALERRSAELEKRFNANELKVEEKRIQRDERLGSLKELFGHLTGAAGDLRVRLRNSITSSQFDGRQAFLDALIAKMNDDTDLPTVEEIERLWFELHREMTESGAVAAYPARVGTQDNREVVRVGLFNLVSNGDYLAWDEGTQTVSVLPRQPEAYTGGAQKLQAAESGYTPVGIDPTGAAGGGYLKALINSPTLVERWHQGKIVGYVITGVGLFGLAVALWRLLALMALSAKVGRQQKSDEVSDSNPLGRIIQVGQTHANDDVETLELKLGEAIIKERPAIHRGLPLIKIISMVAPLMGLLGTVTGMIIVFQAITIYGAGDPKAMAGGISSALVTTVLGLIVAIPMMLAHSMLFARAKRILHVLEEQSAGIVAERAGR; this comes from the coding sequence ATGAGCCGCCCGATGAATCGCCGCGGTGTTGCGGCATTGCTGTCTGTTGCCGTGCTGGCCTGTAGTCCGGCTGCCATGGCGCAGAGTGACGAACTGTCCATGCGCGAGCTGCTCCAGGAAGTGAAGCAGGGGCGTGCCCAGGCACGTGAGGAGAACCGCAAGCGCGAGCAGCAGTTCCTGGCCGAGGAGGCCGAGCAGGACCGGCTGATTCGCGAGCAGGAGCAGGCCATTGCCGCGTTGGAACGTCGCTCCGCCGAACTGGAGAAGCGCTTTAACGCCAATGAACTGAAAGTGGAAGAAAAGCGAATCCAGCGTGATGAGCGTCTGGGTTCACTCAAGGAGCTATTCGGGCACCTGACCGGCGCCGCCGGCGATTTGCGGGTGCGGTTGCGGAACTCCATCACCAGCAGCCAGTTCGATGGCCGCCAGGCGTTTCTGGATGCGCTCATCGCCAAGATGAACGATGACACCGACCTGCCCACCGTCGAGGAGATTGAGCGACTGTGGTTCGAACTGCACCGTGAGATGACGGAATCTGGCGCGGTGGCGGCCTACCCGGCCCGTGTCGGGACGCAGGACAACCGCGAGGTCGTGCGTGTCGGCCTGTTCAACCTGGTTTCAAACGGGGATTACCTGGCCTGGGACGAGGGCACGCAAACCGTTTCTGTGCTGCCGAGACAGCCCGAGGCCTACACCGGTGGCGCGCAGAAGCTGCAGGCTGCCGAGTCCGGCTACACGCCGGTGGGCATCGATCCGACCGGTGCCGCCGGCGGAGGCTATCTGAAGGCGCTGATCAACTCCCCGACGCTGGTCGAACGCTGGCATCAGGGCAAGATCGTGGGCTACGTGATTACCGGCGTTGGTCTCTTCGGCCTGGCGGTGGCCCTGTGGCGTCTGCTGGCCCTGATGGCCTTGTCGGCCAAGGTAGGCCGCCAGCAGAAGTCCGATGAGGTGTCGGACAGCAATCCGCTGGGTCGCATCATTCAGGTCGGGCAGACCCATGCCAATGATGACGTCGAGACCCTGGAGCTGAAGCTGGGCGAGGCGATCATCAAAGAGCGCCCGGCCATTCATCGCGGGCTGCCGCTGATCAAGATCATCTCCATGGTCGCGCCGCTCATGGGGCTGCTCGGCACCGTGACCGGCATGATCATCGTGTTCCAGGCCATCACGATTTATGGCGCCGGTGATCCCAAGGCCATGGCCGGCGGTATTTCCAGTGCGCTGGTCACCACGGTACTGGGCCTGATCGTGGCGATTCCGATGATGCTCGCCCACTCGATGTTGTTCGCGCGTGCCAAGCGGATTCTGCACGTACTGGAAGAGCAGAGCGCCGGCATTGTTGCCGAACGCGCGGGACGATAG